The following nucleotide sequence is from Pseudonocardia abyssalis.
GTCCTGGGTGGGGGTGCCGATCTACCTGGCCCTGGGCTACGTCGCGGTGTTCGTGCTGCCCGACCTGCTGCGCGGCGGCGGCGTCGCGGCGCTGGTGCTGCTGCTGGTCGGCGGGCTGTTCTACACGATCGGCGCGGTCTTCTACGCCACGCGCTGGCCGAACCCGTGGCCCCGGACGTTCGGGTTCCACGAGTTCTTCCACGCCGCCACCGTGCTGGCCGCGATCTGCCACCACATCGCGATCTGGCTCGCCCTGTTCTAGCTACTCGTCGCCGGTCGGACCCTTCGCCCGCAACTCGTCGACCCGGGCCATGGCGTCGCGCAGCTCGCCGAGCCACTCGTCGGCGTGCTCCCCGACCAGCCGCACGGCCCACGCGAGCGCGTCGGACCGCGACCGGGCCACCCCGGAGTCCACCAGCGTGTCGAGCACGACCCGCTCCGGCTGCCGCAGCCGCGTCATCACCGGCACCGACGCCACGGTGAACAGCTCGACGTCCTCACCGATCCGCGCACCCCACGCCACCTTGCGCCCGTAGCGGTGCTCGGCCTGCCGCGCGATCTCGATGCGCTCCTCGCGGGTCTGCTCGCGGAAGCGCGAGATCCGCCCGGCCACTGCGGCGGCGCGGTCGGCCCGGCCCGCCTCGGTGTCGTCGAACGTGCCGTCCACCGGCGGGAGCTCCCCGACCACCACGATCTCCTCGCGGTCGACGGTCACCTCCGGCACCCCGGCGAACCAGCCGTCGGGCAGCCGGCCCTGCAGCCACGCGCCCGCGTCGCCGGCGTCGGGGAGGTCGGCCTGCTGCCAGCCCCCGCGCCCCGGCCCGCGGCCGCCGCGCCCCGCCCCGCCGTGCCATCCCCGATGCATGCGTCCGGTCATCACTGCCTCCATCACGGTGTAGCTGTGATTACGACGTTACACCGAAGCACTCGCCCGTCAGCACGGTTCGCCGCGAGCGAACGCCGCGTCAGGGGCGGAGCAGGAGGGCCGCGGTGAGTTCCGCGGTCGTCGTGACCGGGCGGTCGCAGACGAACCCGCGGCACACGTAGGCCGCGGCGGCCCCGTCGACCAGCGGGCGGTCGGCGAGCAGCGGCACCCCGGCGGCGTCCGGCTCCCCCGCCACGACGACGGTGCCGCCCGCGGCGATCCGGCGGGCGTGGGCGACCAGGGCCGCGCGGCCCGGGTCGTCCGGACCCGCGACGGCCACCTGCAGAGGCCCCCGCGCCACCGCCTCGGCGACGGTGAGCCAGTGCCCCGCGAACCGCGGGTGCTTCGACGCGAGCGTGCCCACCGAGCGCAGCGCGGCCTCCGCCGCGTCGCGGTAACGCCCCCCGTCCGCGACCAAGACCGACGCCGTGACCAGCGCCGACGTCAGCGCGGAGCTGCCACAGGGCGACGCGTTGTCGGTGAGCTCGCGCGGGCGGTGCAGCAGCTCCTCGGCGTCGTCGGCGGTGTCGAAGAACGCGCCGGGCTCCTCGCCGGAGAAGCGCTGCAGCGCCAGGTCGAGCAGGCCGGTGGCGGCGTCGAGCCAGCGCGGCGCGCCGGTGGCCTGGTGCAGGGCCAGCAGGGCATCGGCCAGGACGGCATGGTCCTCCAGCACACCGGCCGCCGCGCCGACCGCACCGGCCCGCGAGGACCGGCGTACCCGCCCGTCGACGACGTGGCGCGAGAGCAGCAGCTCGGCCGCCTCGGCCGCCGCGTCGATCCACTCCGGGTGCCCGAGGGCGGCCCCGGCCTCGGCGAGGGCCTGGATCGCCATGCCGTTCCAGGCCGTGACGACCTTGTCGTCGCGCGCGGGCTGCGGCCGCTCCGACCGGGCGGCGAGCAGGACGGTGCGGAGGCGGGCCCAGCGGGCCGGGTCGTCGGGGTCGGCGGGCAGTTGCAGCGTCGACGAGCCGTGCTCGAACGTGCCGGAGTCCGTCACCGCGAGCAGGTCGGCCGCCCAGACGCCGTCGTCGTCGCCGAGGACCTCGCGCAGCTGGACGGGGGTCCAGGCGTAGGTGAGGCCCTCGACGCCGTCGGTGTCGGCGTCGAGCGCGGCGGCGAACCCGCCCTCGGGGGTGCGCAGGTCGGCCAGCAGGAACCCGGCGGTCTCGGCGGCGACCCGCCCGAACAGCGGATCCGCGTCCGGCAGCCGCGCGAGGTGCGCGTAGACCCGGAGCAGCAGCGCGTTGTCGTAGAGCATCTTCTCGAAGTGCGGCACGACCCACCGCGCATCGACGCTGTAGCGCGCGAACCCGCCCGCGAGCTGGTCGTACAGGCCGCCGCGGGCCATCCGCTCGGCGGTGACCGACGCCTGGGCCAGCGCGTCGACCGAGCCGGTGCGCTCGTGGTGGCGCACCAGGAACTCGAGCGCCATCGACGGCGGGAACTTGGGCGCCCCGCCGAACCCGCCGTGGGTGGCGTCGAAACCGGTGCCGAGCGTCGCCGCGGCGTCGTCGAGCGTGCCGGCGTCGACCGGCGCGGGCGGCAGCGCCGCGGCCGCCCCGTCGGCGAGCTGCGCCGCGATCTGCCCCGCCGAGGTGCGCACCCGATCGCCGTCCTCGGTCCAGGCCGTCGTGACGGCCGTGAGGAGCTGACGGAACGCGGGCATCCCCTGGCGCGGCGTGGGCGGGTAGTAGGTGCCGCAGTGGAACGGCTCGCCCACCGGGGTGAGGAAGCAGGTCATCGGCCAGCCGCCCTGCCCGGTCATGGCCTGGGTGGCGGCCATGTAGACGGCGTCGATGTCGGGGCGTTCCTCGCGGTCGACCTTGATCGCCACGAATCCGGCGTTGACCTGCGCCGCGGTCTCCGCGTCCTCGAACGACTCGTGCGCCATGACGTGGCACCAGTGGCACGCCGCGTACCCGACGGACAGCAGGATGGGGACGTCGCGGCGGGCGGCCTCGTCGAAGGCCTCCGAGCCCCACGGGTACCAGTCGATCGGGTTGTCGGCGTGCTGCTGGAGGTACGGGCTGGTGGCGTGGGAGAGCCGGTTGGGCATGGAGCCCAGTCTTCCAGTGCGCCGACCCGTCAGGGCTGCTTCGGCCCCGCGGCATCCCCGTCGGTGGGCTCCTGCTCGGACGGCTGCGGGTCGAACGACGCCGGCACCTTCTTCAGGTGCCTGGTCATCGACCGGATGAGGAACGCCGTGGCCAGACCGAGCAGCAGGATGACCACGAGCGCCACCGGCGACGCCTTGCCGAACTCCGGCTCCCCCGGCGGTGGCTCGGCCCCACCCTGCCTCGGGACCACGACGGAGGAGACGGCCTCCGTCACCGGCACCGCACCCAGGTCGACCAGCACGTCGTTCACCCCTCGACCCTACGTGCCGATCAGCCGGCCCGCCGCACCGCCACCTCGGCCTCGACGCCCGCGAAAAGGTCGTCCTCCGGGGTGGGCGCGTCGACCGCGGAGCGCACGAGCTCGTAGTCCTCCGTGGGCCAGACCTCGCGCTGGATGTCGGGCGGCACCAGGAACCAGCGGCTGGTGGGGTCGATCTGCGTGGCGTGGGCGATGAGGGCCTGGTCCCGCTGGGGGAACCAGTCGGCGCACGGAACGCGGGTGGTGACCCGCAGGCCCGGGTCGGGCCGATCGGACCAGTTCTCCAGCCACTCCTTGTACGGCGACTCCATGCCCCGCGCCTCCATCGCCTCCTGGAAGGCGAGCAGGCGGGCCTTGGAGAACCCGTGCGAGTAGTAGAGCTTCTGCGGCTCCCACGGCTCACCGGTGCCCGGGAAGGCGCTCGGGTCGCCCGCGGCGTCCCACGCGGCGATCGAGATCTCGTGGGTCTTGATGTGGTCGGGGTGCGGGTAGCCGCCGTTCTCGTCGTAGGTGACGATCACGTGCGGGCGGAACTCGCGGATCAGCGCGACCAGTGGGCGCGTGGCGACGTCGAGGTCCTCCAGCGCGAAGCAGCCCTCGGGCAGCGGCGGGAGCG
It contains:
- a CDS encoding thioredoxin domain-containing protein; protein product: MPNRLSHATSPYLQQHADNPIDWYPWGSEAFDEAARRDVPILLSVGYAACHWCHVMAHESFEDAETAAQVNAGFVAIKVDREERPDIDAVYMAATQAMTGQGGWPMTCFLTPVGEPFHCGTYYPPTPRQGMPAFRQLLTAVTTAWTEDGDRVRTSAGQIAAQLADGAAAALPPAPVDAGTLDDAAATLGTGFDATHGGFGGAPKFPPSMALEFLVRHHERTGSVDALAQASVTAERMARGGLYDQLAGGFARYSVDARWVVPHFEKMLYDNALLLRVYAHLARLPDADPLFGRVAAETAGFLLADLRTPEGGFAAALDADTDGVEGLTYAWTPVQLREVLGDDDGVWAADLLAVTDSGTFEHGSSTLQLPADPDDPARWARLRTVLLAARSERPQPARDDKVVTAWNGMAIQALAEAGAALGHPEWIDAAAEAAELLLSRHVVDGRVRRSSRAGAVGAAAGVLEDHAVLADALLALHQATGAPRWLDAATGLLDLALQRFSGEEPGAFFDTADDAEELLHRPRELTDNASPCGSSALTSALVTASVLVADGGRYRDAAEAALRSVGTLASKHPRFAGHWLTVAEAVARGPLQVAVAGPDDPGRAALVAHARRIAAGGTVVVAGEPDAAGVPLLADRPLVDGAAAAYVCRGFVCDRPVTTTAELTAALLLRP
- the mca gene encoding mycothiol conjugate amidase Mca, which codes for MSLRLMTVHAHPDDESSKGAASSARYVSEGHEVMVVTCTGGERGSILNPAMDRPEVIADLPAVRRAEMARAAEILGVQHRWLGFVDSGLPEGDPLPPLPEGCFALEDLDVATRPLVALIREFRPHVIVTYDENGGYPHPDHIKTHEISIAAWDAAGDPSAFPGTGEPWEPQKLYYSHGFSKARLLAFQEAMEARGMESPYKEWLENWSDRPDPGLRVTTRVPCADWFPQRDQALIAHATQIDPTSRWFLVPPDIQREVWPTEDYELVRSAVDAPTPEDDLFAGVEAEVAVRRAG